In the Streptomyces fradiae ATCC 10745 = DSM 40063 genome, GCGCGGGCGCGGCTCGCGGCGGCCGGTCCGCGCCGACGAGACCGGCCGCGCCCTGTGCGCGGCGGCCCGTTGCGCTGCGCCGCCCGTGTCGGGCGCGGCGGCGCTGTGGCGGCAGCCCCGGCCGACGTGCCGGGCGGCGGACTGGTCCCACGTGGTCTCGGCGGTGGCCCCGGCCGCCGGGCGCGGCCTGTTCCACGGGCGGCGGACTGGTCTGCCGGGCGGCGGGCCTGACCGGCAGACGGCGGCCCTGTCCGGCGGGCGGCCGCCTTGCCCGGCGGGCCTCTGGTACGGGGCGGGCGCGGCGGCTACGATCGCGGGATGGCTGACGAGGCGTTCGACGACCCGCGGCTCGCCGCGCTGTACGACCCGCTCGACCCCGACCGCTCCGACCTCGACCTCTATCTGCGCCTGGCCGGGGATTCCGGGGCGCGGCGGGTGCTGGACATCGGCTGCGGGACCGGGGTGTTCGCGCTGCTCCTCGCGGCGCGGGGTGTCGACGTCGTCGGCGTCGATCCCTCGCGGGCCTCCCTCGACGTGGCGCGGGCCAAACCGGGCGCCGAGCGGGTGCGCTGGATCCACGGCGACGCGACGGCGCTGGTGCCGCTGCGCGTGGACCTCGCGACGATGACCGCGAACGTCGCGCAGGCCATCACCGATCCCGCGGACTGGCGGGGGACGCTGCGGGGTGCCCGCGAGGCGCTGCGGCCCGGCGGACGGCTGGTGTTCGAGACGCGGGTCCCGGCGCGGCGCGCCTGGGAGGGATGGAACAGGGCCGACTCGTACACGGTGGTGGACGTGCCGGGCACCGGGCCCGTCGAGAGCTGGCACGAGCTGCTGGCGGTGGAGCTGCCGCTCGTGACGTTCCGGTCGGTCCGCGTGCTGCCGGACGGGGAGGTGCTCGCCTCGGAGTCGACGCTGCGGTTCCGCGAGCGGGAGGAGGTCGAGGCCGACCTCGCGGCGCACGGGTTCGCGGTGGAGGAGGTGCGGGACGCTCCCGACCGGCCGGGCCGGGAGTTCGTGTTCGTCGCCCGCCGCCCCGCTCCCGCGCCCGCACCGGGGCCGGCGGCGGGCCGGCACTGACCTCGACACCGGTCGCGCCCCTGGAGTCCGCGCCGCGCGGGCTTCATCGCCCCGGAGCCCTCCCTACGGCTGCCGCGCCGGGAACCGCCCCGTACGGGCGTCGCGCACGA is a window encoding:
- a CDS encoding class I SAM-dependent methyltransferase; translated protein: MADEAFDDPRLAALYDPLDPDRSDLDLYLRLAGDSGARRVLDIGCGTGVFALLLAARGVDVVGVDPSRASLDVARAKPGAERVRWIHGDATALVPLRVDLATMTANVAQAITDPADWRGTLRGAREALRPGGRLVFETRVPARRAWEGWNRADSYTVVDVPGTGPVESWHELLAVELPLVTFRSVRVLPDGEVLASESTLRFREREEVEADLAAHGFAVEEVRDAPDRPGREFVFVARRPAPAPAPGPAAGRH